A window from Triticum aestivum cultivar Chinese Spring chromosome 6D, IWGSC CS RefSeq v2.1, whole genome shotgun sequence encodes these proteins:
- the LOC123144627 gene encoding cytochrome b-c1 complex subunit Rieske, mitochondrial, with product MLRVAGRRISSHLAWRPAAAASAGSSPLAGGLPGDDFPRDQNPRFAIESPFYVAARGFSAESLVPRNQDVELAELTPTTAALKNPCAKIVYDEYNHERYPPGDPSKRAFAYFVLSGGRFVYASLLRLLVLKFVLSMSASKDVLALASLEVDLSSIEPGTTVTVKWRGKPVFIRRRTEDDVKLANSVDVTSLRDPQEDAVRVKNPEWLVVIGVCTHLGCIPLPNSGDFGGWFCPCHGSHYDISGRIRKGPAPYNLEVPTYSFLEDNKMLIG from the exons ATGCTCAGGGTCGCAGGTCGACGCATATCCTCCCACCTCGCATGGCGCcccgccgcggccgcctccgccggcAGCAGCCCCCTCGCCGGCGGCCTCCCTGGCGACGACTTCCCCCGGGACCAGAATCCGCGCTTCGCCATCGAATCACCCTTCTACGTCGCTGCCAGAG GCTTTTCGGCTGAATCTCTTGTTCCGAGGAACCAGGATGTAGAGTTGGCTGAGCTCACACCAACTACGGCAGCTCTGAAGAATCCCTGTGCCAAAATTGTGTACGATGAGTATAACCACGAGAGGTACCCACCTGGTGACCCCAGCAAGCGTGCCTTTGCCTACTTTGTGTTGAGTGGTGGGAGATTTGTGTACGCATCCTTGTTGCGTTTGCTCGTCTTAAAGTTTGTCCTGAGTATGTCAGCAAGTAAGGATGTGCTTGCCCTCGCTTCCCTTGAGGTTGACCTGTCAAGTATTGAGCCCGGTACCACTGTGACTGTAAAGTGGCGGGGCAAGCCAGTTTTCATCAGGCGCAGGACCGAAGATGATGTGAAGCTGGCCAACAGCGTTGATGTTACATCTCTCCGTGACCCACAGGAGGATGCGGTGCGTGTCAAGAACCCTGAGTGGCTTGTTGTCATTGGTGTCTGCACTCACTTGGGCTGCATTCCCCTCCCCAACTCTGGGGACTTCGGTGGCTGGTTCTGCCCATGTCATGGCTCACACTACGACATCTCAGGTAGAATCAGGAAGGGCCCAGCACCATACAACCTGGAGGTCCCGACCTACAGTTTCTTGGAAGATAACAAAATGCTTATTGGCTAA